From the Musa acuminata AAA Group cultivar baxijiao chromosome BXJ3-7, Cavendish_Baxijiao_AAA, whole genome shotgun sequence genome, one window contains:
- the LOC135642798 gene encoding uncharacterized protein LOC135642798 translates to MEGFYADFMELMSKPAVVETLIDVLLCAVPIWVAVMIGLVIGWSWRPRWTGLLFLGLRSRFRFIWTAPPGLGARRLWLAFTALSAFSVCRRLWSSFKGKREGPSIAGETGSRAAALTSSTLVEGGGDILSNGVVVADHDIISEKDLEHLLHLLDDKVGDAAWQNQMERTTPNMIYQAWRHEPEVAPIIYRSRTVFEDATPELVRDFFWDDDFRLKWDSMLAYYEILEEIPESGTMINHWIKKFPFFCSDREYIIGRRIWESGGTYYCVTKGVPYQSLPKNEKPRRVELYFSSWRIRAVESRKQDGQLSSCEVTLVHYEDMGIPKDVAKVGVRHGMWGAVKRLQSGMRAYQMMRKTEASLSRCALMARITTKIPIDGSITPLEAETSRASEAASGIVNSTQLHGLDWKWVVVGGVAVVCGLQAGLVGKALLVGAARRLAKK, encoded by the exons TCGACGTGCTGCTCTGTGCCGTGCCGATCTGGGTGGCGGTGATGATCGGGCTGGTGATCGGATGGTCGTGGCGGCCGCGTTGGACGGGGTTGCTTTTCCTGGGCCTCCGGAGCAGGTTCCGGTTCATCTGGACGGCGCCGCCGGGGCTCGGAGCACGCCGGCTTTGGCTAGCCTTCACGGCCCTCTCTGCCTTCTCGGTGTGCCGGAGGCTGTGGTCGAGCTTCAAGGGGAAACGCGAAGGACCATCGATCGCGGGGGAGACGGGGTCGAGGGCGGCGGCTTTGACGAGCTCCACGTTGGTCGAAGGAGGTGGTGACATTTTAAG CAATGGAGTGGTTGTGGCTGATCATGACATCATTTCTGAGAAGGATTTAGAACATCTATTGCACCTTCTAGACGATAAAGTTGGAGATGCAGCTTGGCAAAATCAGATGGAGCGCACCACACCCAATATGATTTACCAAGCATGGCGTCATGAGCCTGAG GTTGCACCCATCATTTATCGCAGCAGAACTGTTTTCGAGGATGCAACTCCTGAATTGGTTCGAGACTTCTTTTGGGATGATGATTTTCGGCTTAAGTGGGATTCCATGCTTGCATACTACGAAATATTGGAAGAAATTCCTGAGAGTGGAACCATGATTAATCACTGGATAAAAAAG TTCCCGTTCTTCTGCAGTGATCGAGAATATATAATTGGTCGACGTATATGGGAGTCTGGGGGTACTTATTACTGTGTGACAaag GGAGTACCATACCAATCTTTACCCAAGAATGAAAAACCCAGGCGTGTTGAACTGTATTTCTCAAGTTGGCGCATCCGGGCTG TGGAGTCGCGCAAGCAAGATGGGCAGCTATCTTCATGTGAGGTAACTCTTGTTCACTACGAGGACATGGGCATTCCCAAGGACGTAGCCAAGGTTGGTGTTCGTCATGGGATGTGGGGAGCGGTTAAGAGACTGCAATCCGGTATGAGAGCATATCAAATGATGAGGAAAACAGAGGCTTCTCTCTCCAGATGTGCGCTCATGGCACGGATCACCACTAAGATCCCGATTGATGGCTCCATCACTCCACTTGAGGCAGAGACATCCAGGGCTTCTGAAGCAGCTAGTGGCATTGTTAACAGTACGCAGCTTCACGGACTTGACTGGAAATGGGTCGTTGTTGGTGGAGTCGCTGTGGTCTGTGGTCTTCAGGCTGGTCTTGTCGGGAAGGCCCTATTAGTCGGAGCTGCAAGGAGGCTCGCGAAGAAATGA
- the LOC103990911 gene encoding pentatricopeptide repeat-containing protein At2g42920, chloroplastic, whose product MLPCTSALPSSTSICKFISDHTLLSMLETKCNSMRDLHRLHSQLIKTGLARDHIAISRVLAFCATSPNGDLNYAMRLFFHHHHQPNAFMYNTLIRGLSHSSTPHLAISLFLDMLHSPIPPQRLTFPSLFIACSHLGLAAHCGAQLHGMAFKLGHASDPYVRNSMLSMYANCGCISMSSRLFDECSSFDVVCWNSMITGLAKNGQIDKSRYLFDEMPMRNLVSWSAMISGYVRSGRNDEALHLFYRMQEEGLKPNANILVSLLGACGSLGALDQGEWIHRYIRRNDEFVLDPIVTTAIIDMYCKCGSINKALEVFENSSTKGLSSWNSMIHGLAMHGHSEAATRLFSRLESSNLRPDDVTFLNILTSCSHAGSVDEAWHYLSLMIDEYGIEPGTEHYGCMVDVLGRAGLIEEAEELMRRMPMEPDSVMWGSLLSAGRVYGDDDASRRAGRQVIQLDHLDSGGYVVLSNVFAGAGDVGNANEARTRMKERGVRKETGCSMIEVNGVAHEFVAGGVLHPEAEQVYETLERLGLELRGQYNVELGILDTLE is encoded by the coding sequence ATGCTTCCATGCACCAGTGCACTGCCCTCCTCGACCTCCATCTGCAAGTTCATCTCTGACCACACCCTTCTTTCAATGCTCGAGACCAAATGCAACAGCATGAGGGACCTCCACCGGCTCCACTCCCAGCTCATCAAGACTGGCTTGGCCAGAGACCACATCGCCATCAGCAGAGTTCTTGCCTTCTGTGCCACCTCCCCCAATGGCGATCTCAACTACGCCATGCGCCTcttcttccaccaccaccaccagcctAATGCCTTCATGTACAACACCCTCATCAGGGGCCTCTCCCACAGCTCAACCCCACACTTAGCCATATCCCTCTTCCTTGACATGCTGCACTCGCCCATTCCGCCACAAAGACTCACTTTCCCGTCGCTCTTTATAGCCTGTTCCCATCTCGGGCTCGCCGCCCACTGTGGAGCTCAGCTCCACGGCATGGCCTTCAAGCTCGGGCACGCGTCCGATCCCTACGTACGCAACTCCATGCTCTCCATGTACGCCAATTGCGGCTGTATAAGCATGTCGTCGCGGTTGTTCGACGAATGCTCGAGCTTCGACGTGGTGTGTTGGAACTCCATGATCACTGGCCTAGCGAAGAACGGGCAAATCGACAAGTCCAGATACTTGTTCGATGAAATGCCAATGAGAAACCTAGTGTCATGGAGCGCCATGATCAGTGGGTATGTCAGGAGCGGAAGGAACGACGAGGCACTGCACCTCTTCTACCGAATGCAAGAGGAAGGGCTGAAGCCAAATGCCAACATTTTGGTCAGCTTGTTGGGTGCATGTGGCAGTTTAGGAGCTCTGGATCAAGGAGAATGGATTCACCGATACATCAGAAGGAATGATGAGTTTGTGCTTGATCCAATAGTAACCACAGCTATCATAGACATGTACTGCAAGTGCGGTAGCATAAACAAAGCTCTCGAGGTGTTCGAGAACAGCTCGACGAAAGGGTTATCATCATGGAACTCTATGATCCATGGCCTGGCAATGCACGGGCACTCGGAAGCAGCAACTCGGCTGTTCTCAAGACTCGAGTCCTCGAACTTGAGACCAGACGATGTTACCTTTCTTAACATCCTCACATCTTGTAGTCATGCAGGCTCGGTAGACGAAGCATGGCACTACTTGTCGCTAATGATCGATGAGTATGGCATCGAGCCTGGAACCGAGCATTACGGTTGCATGGTTGATGTGTTAGGTCGAGCTGGACTCATCGAAGAGGCCGAGGAACTGATGCGAAGGATGCCTATGGAACCCGACTCTGTTATGTGGGGTTCATTGCTTTCAGCCGGTAGGGTTTACGGGGACGACGACGCGAGCAGGCGAGCAGGAAGACAGGTGATACAGTTGGATCATTTGGATAGTGGTGGTTATGTGGTTCTGTCGAACGTGTTTGCAGGTGCAGGCGACGTCGGCAATGCCAATGAGGCAAGAACAAGGATGAAGGAGAGAGGGGTGAGAAAGGAAACAGGGTGTAGTATGATTGAGGTTAATGGTGTTGCTCATGAGTTTGTGGCTGGTGGAGTGCTGCATCCTGAGGCCGAACAAGTTTATGAAACATTGGAAAGATTGGGTCTGGAGTTACGGGGACAGTACAACGTGGAACTTGGAATTCTGGACACGCTAGAATAA
- the LOC135642516 gene encoding flowering locus K homology domain-like: protein MDDIEENVVEEEVPVESGNSHEVKQETDGQLEAESGEKKWPGWPGESVFRILIPAHKVGSLIGRKGEFIKRMCEESRARIKILEGPPGVPERAVMISAKEEPDASISPAMDGLLRVHKRIIDGLDGESGHAPSGAGNTAATRLLVAATQAGSLIGKQGATIKSIQEASNSIVRILENLPPVALSDDRVVEIQGEPTGMHKAVELIATHLRKFLVDRSVLPLFEKRVSLPNMHMEQNMPPPQPWGHPPGLPPSAGGSAYGGNPQFMPPRAHDNFYPPPDLPPLEKQPHQGISMYGQNAPPMGVHSANQQASSMISQVTQHMQIPLSYADAVIGEAGANISYIRRASGATITIQETRGVPGEMTVEITGSASQVQTAQQLIQNFMAAAPSPAPSQSSMGSMDPGYNSYQPHGPMYGSPPSNTGPVAHSGGGYGSTYGGSYGY, encoded by the exons ATGGATGACATCGAGGAAAATGTTGTGGAAGAAGAGGTCCCGGTAGAAAGTGGAAACTCACACGAAGTGAAACAAGAAACTGATGGTCAGTTGGAAGCAGAGTCTGGTGAAAAGAAGTGGCCTGGGTGGCCAGGAGAGAGTGTTTTCCGCATTTTGATTCCTGCTCACAAGGTGGGTAGTCTCATTGGCCGCAAAGGAGAGTTTATCAAAAGAATGTGTGAGGAATCAAGAGCTCGGATAAAGATTCTTGAAGGACCTCCTGGAGTGCCAGAAAGGGCA GTAATGATTTCAGCAAAAGAGGAACCAGATGCTTCCATTTCTCCTGCTATGGATGGTCTGCTTAGAGTTCATAAACGGATAATTGATGGTTTAGACGGGGAATCTGGTCATGCTCCATCAGGTGCTGGTAACACAGCGGCCACAAGATTGCTTGTGGCAGCTACACAAGCAGGAAGCCTCATTGGTAAACAGGGAGCAACAATAAAATCCATTCAAGAGGCTTCTAACTCCATTGTCCGTATTCTTG AAAATCTACCTCCTGTTGCTCTGTCAGATGATAGAGTTGTTGAGATACAAGGAGAGCCCACTGGGATGCATAAAGCAGTGGAACTAATTGCAACCCATTTAAGGAAGTTTCTAGTTGATCGTAGTGTTCTTCCTTTGTTTGAAAAGCGT GTGTCGTTGCCAAATATGCATATGGAGCAGAACATGCCTCCACCTCAACCTTGGGGCCACCCTCCAGGCCTTCCCCCAAGTGCTGGTGGTTCAGCTTATGGTGGCAATCCTCAATTCATGCCTCCACGAGCCCATGATAATTTTTATCCTCCACCTGACCTTCCCCCATTAGAGAAGCAACCGCATCAAGGAATTTCCATGTATGGACAAAATGCACCACCAATGGGTGTCCACTCAGCAAATCAACAGGCATCATCAATGATTTCTCAG GTTACACAGCATATGCAGATTCCACTTTCTTATGCTGATGCTGTGATTGGAGAAGCTGGTGCAAATATTAGCTATATCCGTCGTGCTAGTGGGGCGACCATAACCATACAAGAAACAAGGGGGGTCCCTGGAGAGATGACTGTTGAGATTACTGGGAGTGCGTCACAAGTTCAAACTGCCCAGCAGTTGATACAG AATTTCATGGCTGCAGCTCCATCTCCAGCTCCTTCACAGAGCTCAATGGGTTCCATGGATCCAGGTTATAATTCTTACCAACCGCATGGTCCCATGTACGGATCTCCTCCATCGAACACTGGTCCTGTGGCCCACTCTGGAGGAGGATATGGTTCAACCTATGGTGGCAGTTATGGGTATTAG